The following DNA comes from Grus americana isolate bGruAme1 chromosome 22, bGruAme1.mat, whole genome shotgun sequence.
GTTAGGTCCCGGGTTTCACCCTCCGCGGCACCAACGCTTTGGCACGCACCGCACAGGGAAAGGTGCTGGTGAACCAGTGCGGGGCCGCTGCGGATGCCGTGACCGAAGAGGCTGCTCGTGGGGACCAGGGGACCACGGGCATCGGGAAGGGCTTGTCCCTCCTGGCTGTCACGGTCCCTGCCCCATGTGCCACGCAATGCTCGTCTCTGGTCCGGTGGGGATGGAAGGGAGCGGAGCTGGGCCCCGGCAAACGGTTCCACAGGGTCCCGGCACGATGCGGCTCAGGGACCGGCACTGTGCCAGTGACCTGAGCCACGCTGGCAGGAGCCGAGCCGCGGGGTGTTCATTTATTGAAAGCGAAGGCAGGGTTACCGGAGGGACCGAGTGTCGTGTTTCTGAAAGCGCCAGCCCAGGAgcacccagcagagctggacGTGGCTCTGGGAAGACATCGAGTGTTGCGGGTGCCCCTCGTCCTTCCCTTGCGGCCAGGATGTCACCGAGGACCGGAGTGGCCCCGGCATGAGGGGATGCCACCCGCCTCGGCCCAAAGCCGCAGCTGCCATGGGATCGGCACCCCGTGCCCCCCGTGGACGCACACACCAGCACACGCCGGGCACGGGGCTCCAAAGTAAAAGCCAACTTTATTGTCGTATAAAGTAAGAACGTAAAAGGTCCCTTAAACAAAACACATTGGGTCAGATGGTCCCGGGTGTCCCCGCACGTCGCGGGCACGAGAGCAGCCGCCTGGGGCCACGGTGCAGCCGCTCGCGGTGGCTTGGTCCGGTTACCCCCAGCCCCTTTTCTCTGCAGTTGGTTTtaccgggggggggtggggggggagctgCCGTGGGGCTGCAGGCGCAGGGGACGCCTGGACTGGAGCTGGGACTGAGGTGCTTGTGCGTTGCCGAGCCCCTGGGCCGCGCTGGGAAATGAGGCACTTGTGGAAGGGCGCGGGCGCCGCTCCCGGCCAGCTCCGTCCCACGGCTCCCACCGGCACCGGGGTGCGGGAGGACGGGCAGCAGCGAGGGGACGGAGCCCTGCCTGCGCTGAAATACGCTGCCTGCACCAGTGTCCGAGGCCGGACCTGGCGATAAGCCCCCGTTGTGCCGGGGCAGCCAGAGCCGGGTCTGGCCCGGCACGGAGGATGTTCAAGCAGCTTTGGTTGGTGCTCTTGGTGAATTAAGGCAATTTAGCTTcagttggtttaaaaaaaaagggcaaaccCAGCAAAACCAGCTCTCTCAGGGGCCAGACACTCGGTTGGAAGAGTCTGGGTCTGCTCTGGCTTTGCTCTGCGTCGCCGCTTGGACCCTGCGTGCCCAAAGGTGGGCACGGACCCCCACCCGCGCTGACCTCCGGCACTCCGGCCTCACCTCTACCTACCGACACCAGGAACCTGCAGCCCAATGCTGGAAGTGTCAAAAAGGGACTTTGGGGCATTTTAGGGGAGGTTCAGGCTCCTGCCAGTGGCGCGGGAGTGGGGAGAGGGCGGAGGAGCCGCAGCGGCTCCCTCCATCCCCGCTTGCCGTCACAGTGACCGGTCGGCAGCCGTCTGAGTCCTTGAGCGAGAGGTAGGAGCTCTCCTCCAGCGGCAGATcggagcaggctgctcaggggTGCTACCTGGCTGCAAACCCCCACCCGCGCGGTCCCCGGGGAGCACCGAGGGGAAACCCGCTCCCCCCGACATCCCGGCAGGGCTGGACCCACCGCCTGGACCCCTCGGTTCCCCTCCATCAGCACCCGCGTCCCTTGGCGGCCCCGAGGGAGAGCTCATTTCCCATTTGCTTCTTGTAGAAACTTTGTGCTCTGAAGGGGAAAGTGCTGGGGTTTCCCACCGGCCGCCCCGTCTCCAATCAGGGACCCCCACGCCCCTCACTCCGCCTGGCCCCGGGGGTGccgggagaggagcagggagcggCAGGGGCTGAGATGGGAAATGGGGTGACACCGTCCAGCACGAGtggggcacccccagccctgcctcttgCTTTTCCCAACCAATGTGtccccacctcccaccccaTCCTTCGGTTCCCGCCGGGCTGCGGTCAGAGCCCGTGACCCTCCTGGGGTCGGCAACCCGGCAGGGCACTGGCCTCGCGGCCGTACCGCTCCTCCCTGcggcccagccctgcccgctgcccgtCCAGGCAGGGAGCCAGGCCCAGGCtgcccggcgctgccgggaACATCCCTCGGGCAGCCGAGGGTAAGCCGGGGAGGGATTAAAACGCTCATTTTTGTTAATGCCCCAAGGGATCTCTGCAAAGGAAatataaaagttttaaatgaagTCTGAACGGCCGGGTCGGTCGGAGCAACAGCCACGTGCCAGGGGGATGCTCGGGGTCTCTCCGGTCCTTCGTAACGCACAGGCAGCGGGCAGATGCCGCGGCCGCTCTGTGCCCATCGCCGATAACCGCCCCCGGCCGCAGCCACTTCGCCCCTCGCTGTGCCAGAGCCTGGCACTCGCCGGCCGCGGCTCCCGCTGCCAGATGCCGCTTCCCCGAGGAGAACAAATCCGTGACTATTTCTGTGCAATGACGGTGGCTCGTGACAGCTCCTGCAGCCATGGCACACCTGCGGAGTGGCCGATCCCCGGCTCCGCCGGTCCCCGTGTCCTGCAGGATGCCGGTGCCTCACACCACAGTGCTGATGGTGGACGACTCCTCCGACCTCCGCTGCTTGCTGGGCAGGGACTTGAGATACTCCAGGTGCCGTCGGGCGTCCTCCTGGTTCTGCCGCACGTAGTAGACCAGGTAGGAGATCACCATGGCGAACCAGCCGAACATGGTGACCAGCATGGCGATGTCCGTGGTCTTTTTGTACACGTTGCAGAAGTCCGTGTCGGCGATCACCTGCAGGAAAGCTTTGCCGATGTGTTCCTCCTGCGCGGAGGAGTCGCACACGATGCCGCCCGAGGAACCGGCCGCCAGGTCCACCGTGCGgatcagctcctgcagctgacAGTCACACAGCCAAGGGTTGTTGGAGAGGTTGACCTTGGCCTTCAGGTTGCTAAAGGCATCTTTGCTGACCGACACCAGCCTGTTGGAAGACAAGTCCAGGGAGTGCAGGTGCTCTGCCAGGCCCCGGAAAGCCCCGCTCTCGACGCTGGCGATGGCGTTGTGGGACAGATCCAGCTCCAGAAGGAGCGGAAGGTCCTGGAAGGCGTCGCGGGGCAGGAAGGGGATTTGGTTGGAGTCCAGGTAGAGCTTGTTGGTGTCGTTGGGGATGTCTCTGGGGACCTCAGTCAGCCGAGCATTGCTGCAGCGGAAGGTCTTCAGCCCCTCCTCTTCCGAGGGGTAGCAGCCCTTGGGGAACGCGGTGGCCGAGCGGAGGCAGGAggtcaggaggaggaggaggctctgcaggagcagccaCATGGTCACTGAGCGGAGGAGGACCCGCTCTGCCGCAGGCATGGTGCCGCGCTGGCTTTACTATGCAGCCGCTGGCCCAGCAGCTCTTGCCCACGGTGGTTTCAGCTGGACTCGGTGCATCTGAGACGGAGACAGCAAGGGGACAGCGTCAGACCAGGGGTGCCAAGGGGCAGAACCACCACCGTGCCAGCTGCGAGCATCACGCCTGCCCCAGCGCAGCCTGGCCatgggacggggacggggacagggccAGCCGGCACGGCTCACGCATCCCCCCATCCTCTACCATCAGCCGCCTTGCTCAGGGCTCCGGCacggcaggatcaggccccgaGGAGCAGAGCGAAGGCACGTCTCCTGCGCgccggcagctgggctgtaACAAACGGAGACGGCTCAGGCTGAGCCAGAGGCAGGGGTGAGCTCCCGCCCCGCCAAGGTCACCGGCGGTTTGGTCGCTCGCTCGCAGAAGGCCGATACATCCTGCAGCGGCGGCTGGTGGGACGCGCCGACAGGCGAGCCCTGGCTCCAGGCAAGCAGCCGCTGCAGGCAGCCCCCGGGGAACGCGATGGAAAACACGTgtgggcagaggcagagcaggtTCCCACTCCCCGGCTCcgctccccagcagcacctggaCACACGTAGACACACgctgggttttcctttttcGAGGGGACCGGCGCAGGCGGGTGGCTGAATGCCGCTGTCCCCTGCCTGGTGCCACCCTGGCCGCGGGGCCCAGCTGCCCACACCACCCTGTAACCATGGTCCCCATCCAGCCCTCTATTCCGGAGGGGAAAAACGTCAGCAGGAAAGAAAcgaaaacagaaaaaggaaattcactGGAGCTGAGTGTGTAGCGAGTTCCCAGGGTGGTGGCAGCAGATAAGGGCCACGTCCGAGCCCTGCGAGCGCGCTGCCCGGCTTTCCCAGCCGTGGGTCCCGCTGTGTCCAGGGGCCCCAGACCGTCCCCAGCAGAGCCATGACGGCAGAGCCATTGAGGCAGGACGCAAAAGCTCTCCCCACCATCCCAGGATTCAAGACAGCGACACGAAAGGGCACCGTGCGGCACCCTGTCAggcacagctctgtgctgcagaaagccCCGTGCTGTGCCACCTGGGCACCTCCTGGGAAAGCCTGCCTGCTGGTGCCACCACCCCCCGGGCTCCCTGGAGCACCCTGACGCCGGCAAACACGCTTCtgggtgctggctggggctcCCCAGCGAGGGGCAGACGTGCCCACCCAAGGGTGTCCCTGGTAGCGCAGCCGGGACCCCGGCCCGGACGAGCACCCTGACTGCTGGTAATGCCGAAACACCCCAAGGCTGCGCCAGCGCGGAGCTGAGCCATGTGCCACCGGCCCCCCCGGGCTCCTCAAGGTCCCCGAGCGGGGATCAGGGCTCAGAGCAGCTGAAGGGCACCAGGAACCCCAGCCCCACACGGGCACATCAGCGTGGCAGGGGGACCGGCCCCCCAAGTCTGCCAGAAGTAACCTGGGGCAAACGCTGCCCCTCGGGACCACCCACCCACTGCCCGGGGGTGACCGCAGAGCCGGGCACTGCGGGAAACCCACTGGACCGAGCCGGGAGCCGGTGACCCGGGACAGGGAGTGCTTTGTCCACGGGACCCGAGGGGCCGGGGGATCCCCGCGGGTgggctgcagctctccagggccCCGCGGTGGGCTCGGATGGTCACCAGCCACGGTGCTCTGGACCACGCACCGCAGCAAGGACGAGCACAACCAGCCCCCCGCCACAACGCCGGGGTCCTCAGCCCACGGCAGGAcacgggggtccccagccccccgcccAGCGCAGCCGGGGATGCCCGGGGttccccccggccccgctccagCGCCGGCTCCGCTCGGCACCGGGGGCGTTGCGGGCGAGGGAAGCCCCGGTGCTTCCCCGGGGGAAGCTCAGCTcggcgcggcgctgccgggacccccccccgccctcttCCACCTCCCGCCCTGCCCGCTCCCGgcgccgggggggtcccggtgcgGACTCACCTGCCGTGCGCAGCCccgcggcggcggagcggccccgcgccccgggCCGGAGCGGCCGCGCCCCGCGCAGCGCGGCGGgcccggagccggcggcggcggcggggccggtggGCGGGATCCTCCGCCCGGgcctccccggggctccccgcccccggcccgccccgccggggggGGCCATACAGCGCCGAGCACCCCCGGTCCCGCACACGGGTCCTTTCCAGCCACCAGCCCTCGGGAGAGGTTCTGCCCCGGGACCGcaggacggggcgggggggaaccgGGGAGACCCGGCGAGGAGCTGCCGGGACCCCCGAGCCCGGGGCAGCCGGCGCCAGCGGCAACCGGggggccccgcgcccccccgccccgctgcatcccccagccccttgtgggagcacccccccccccccccggggcgcTCGGCGCTTTGCACCCCCCGGCTCAGCCctcgccgcccccccccggcccaggggccccccgccccccgccccgccccgcggagAGcgctgacacccccccccccccgcggcggggTGACGGTGCCCCCACCGCCCGCGCCCTTCCCGCCCGGCACCGGCATCGCTTACTCGGGGAAACCCGAGCCCCGGCGGGCAGCAGGCGGGCAGGATCCCGCCTGCCCCGCCGAGGGGGGGTCGGAGCGGGCCCCCAGCCCAGTCCCGAGCTGCCCGGGCCGGGGCtcgctgggctgggcaggggctcGGCGCTGCGCGGCGTCCCGCCGCCCCGGTACACCGGCGGGGCCGGCTCAGGACCATGGAGAGCGGCCGCCGTtaccgggccgggccgagccccCCGGTGCGCCCGGGACCGCCGAGCGGGGCGAAGGCTCCCGCTACCCCGGCCGGGCCCCCCCTTCGCTGCTCGGGACacggctggggctgctccccacagcccgCCAGAACCGGGGTTCACCCCGGCGGGACACCGGGCACCGGGGCCGAAGGCCGTGCCCTTGCCGTGCCGCAGCAAGGACGGCggctgccgcccgccccccgTCCCCGGTTCTCCTTAGTGGGAGAGCCCAGCCCTGCGCATTGACATTCTCCCGCTGCTCAGGGAGGATAAACCATTTACCAGGCGCCTGGGCTGGATCTCGGCTCAATTAGGAGAACAAAACCTGACGGGAGAGGCGCAGCCAGGCAGGGCCAGAGCCAGACGCTCCCCCGGGACCCCCGCGCTCCCCGGGGAGACCCCCACCCTCCAGCCGGGACCGGgcaagaggatggagccagggccAAGCCAGCGGCGCAGCGGGATCATGGCCAGCCCCAGGCTCTGGGTCTCGGGGTGCTGCTGCCAGCGAGGGTTTGCCAGGGCAGAGGGTCGGCACACACTGGGGCAACCGTCGGTCCGGAGGGGCTCTGAGGATGCCAACAGAGCCCATGCACAGGATGGTCCGGCCGGTCTGTCCATCGCCGGGGCTGGGACCCGAGCTGAGCCTGacgctgggctggggcagggggtcaCCCAGGCAAGGCTGGCCCAGGACATGGCCAGgagccaggcaggcagcagccagggagccACAGTCTGTGCTCTGGGCACCTTCGCTGGCATCTCCCCATTTGGCCGGGTAGAGGAGCACCGTGCTGCCCATCACCAGTCCCAGTGCCGCCGGGAGCTGTGCACAGAGCAGGAGCGGTGCTGGGGCCACAGCAGCACGGGGCTGGTGCCAGATGACCCAGCTGCCCACTGTGGGACGGGGCCTGTGGGAATCGAGGTGCCGAGGTGGCAGGCAGGGTCTTGGGGGTGCTGGAGCTTTCAGCAAGTCCCAACTCATGCTGGGACCTGGAGAGATGGAGGGTCACCGCGGCAGCGGAACCGGGGCTGTGTCCCATGGGAGTCCCACATGCCAGGACATGGCACCCACCAGCCTGAAAACCCAGAGCCTGCAGTGCAGCACGACCCCACGCGGACCCTTCCCCGCTGCAGTACAGATAGCTAAAAATAGCCAGCACCGACTTCTTGCTGCCACCGCGGTGCTAAATATAGCTGGTATCGACCCGGCAGCGGGACCAGCAGTCCAGGAGAGCGGGAGGGGAACATGGCCCCCCAGCacgggggggaggcagggagtgAGCAAGGCCTGGGAACCCCTATGGGAACAGCCCCGCTGAGCACCGGGGAAATGCTGgtccaggcagctgcaggccTGGGCTGCGGATGGGGCCAgatccctccccccccccagggaacCCCCCGCCCCCAGTGCTGGGGCTCCCTGGGAATCCGGTCTGGGGAGCCCAAGGAgcgggttccccccccccacgctCGCACTGGCAGCGAGAGGCTGCCTGCTGTATCACTGAGAGGGATTAATATTTATGGGCGTTTAAAAATAGCTGTCGCATTGTGCTTCCCCCTCACGTGCGGAGTCAGCGGGGTGCGGGGAAGCTGCTAAATTAGATGTCACCGCGCAGAGGGAGCTGCTCAGTCAGGCAGGAGCGGGGATAAAAATAGAGCCTGCCGTGCGTGCGTGGCTCTCCtgcaaagcagggccagctcccACGGGATCCCCCGCCTCCGCTCACCGGCATCCCCGCACCTTGCCCTGCCGGCAAGGGCACGCCGGAGAGGCCAGGCAGGGCCTGGGTTCTCCCGGTCAGCAGCCGGAGCGCCCATCGGCAGCCCTACAGCTGCTTTAACTGCGTGTGTGTGTCGCACGGTGCCCGAGGCCCTCCGGGAGCAGCCGCAGGGGAGCTTCGGCTCCGGAAAGAAACCCCGGTGCTCTGCCAGCGGCACAGTGCCGGCGCATGGCACCCAGGCAGCCCCGGCCCTGGCAACCAGCATGGTCTCTGTGCCCTCGCCGTGCCCAGCCGGCACGCGACCACTCGCTCAGAGTCAGCTCGTGCCTGGAGCTGGATGCGCCGAGGCGAGATGGATGCATGTGGGGTCAGGATGCAGAGCTCAGTCTGGGAGCCCCGTTGGGATGCTGGtgcaggcccccccccccccccgtctggGGAGCGCTGGAGGGATCCTCCACTTCTTCTGTGCAAAGCAGTGCCAGAAACCCACCCAGATCAAAACTGAAACCCCACAAACGGGCTTTGTCGAGCGGtcagggagggctgggagcgGCCGTGTGAGGCTGGGGGGCCGCAAGCAGCAGTGGCAGAGCTGCGGGTGCGACGTAGGCGTCTGGGGACCATCATGCTGCCGGGCTCCTCACGCAGGGCCGGGGATCCCTGGTCACCCCGGGACCCCAGCGTGGCTCCGGGCAGGGGGTTTGCAGCACAAAGTGGCTTCGCCACTGGGCGATGGCGCTGCACCCTCTGCCGCTCTCGGGCAGGAGagctggcggcggcgggcgcaCACAAAGCCCTGCACAGATGGCTGCGCACACCGAGGGGCTGTGGCAGCACCACGCTATTAGCTTTGATCGCTGTGCAAACAAAAGCAGGGCCAGATGGTCTCCCCCCGCGCTCCAGCGCAGGAAtccagtgctcccagccccTGACCTTGGCCCGGCGTCCCGGTGGCACGCTGCCGGCGGGCCCGGGTCACTTGCACGCCTGCTGCTGTGGTTTTCCACTGGGAAAAGTGGCAGGGGAGGGGTCCGACCCTTCCCGAGCAGGGTGTAAGCACCCGGCAGGGTCCGAGCCCTCCAGGGTGCAGCGTGGGGTGGCTCCAGCCCCGAGCGCTCTCCTGGGGCCGTTCCCCCggctcagggagggcagaggtgGGATCCCGTGGCCAGGGGAACCACCGGCCCGGAGCCCGGGACAGCAGTGAAGGGCCAGAGgaccctccctcccctccccagggtcTCACCCCGCTCCTAAAGCGGCCCCGCTCGCTGCCCGCGCCGTGCACGGTAAGCACGGCCCCGTCCCCGCCCCAGGACCGGCCTCTCCCGGGGCGGGCGCCGGTGCTCGGCGCTACCGGGACTACAgctcccggcgtgccgcggcggcggggcgggacgCGCCGAGGTGCCCGCCGGGAGCGCAGCCGGGGCGGCGGGGTGCGCGACGGAGagagccccggccccgccgagccgaACCGGGCCGAGCCGGGCAAAGCAGCGGTGAGTGCGGACCGGGCGCGGCGGCTCTTCTCCGGCCTCCCCCGGGGGTACGGGGCCGGCCCGGAGCCAGGCGGGCCCAGGCGGGAGGccttgccccctccccggagCAGGCGGCGGCCGAGCCCCGCTCCCGGGCCCGCGGGGAGGCaggcgggggcagcgggggaagGTGCCTCGCGTGGGGCCGAAAGAAAAACACCCGAAAaccaataaacaaaaaacccgcAGCTGCTGAGATGGAGCCAGAAAGCTCTGGGGCGAGGGGATCCCCCACAGTCACGCTGTGCCCGGCCGGGCTGGGggtcctgccccagcaccccggggtgcaGGTCGCTCCCCACTCTGTCTGTGTCCAGGTAAGGGGGGGTCCGGGACCCTGAGCACCCACGTGCACCTGGAGAAACCCAACATGCAGCGTTCCCTGCGTGTCAAAACTTTCCCTTTGAATTTAGCAGAAAGACTGAGAAGGAGGCAAAGccctggctgctcctgctcccacaCGGGATGGCTCacgctgcttctcctcctccccggaGCTgcaccacagctctgcagccctgctttcTGCTCAGCAGCCGCCCCTCACTGCTCTCCTGTCAGCTCCAGACCCTCCTGGCTTCCCCAGGAGGAACCTGGCAGCTCTGGAGGTGACTCGGGGCTGGACCAGGACACAAAGCAGCACTGTCTTGGTCTAACCTTTCACTCAGCTGCCTTTAAACACAGCCATGTTTGCTAACATCTTCGATGTACTTGATGCTTTGGTTTAAACGCTGATGCTATCTTGCAAAGAAgggtttaaaatatttatttgcttggGAGATGGTGATTGCTGTTGCTGCCAGAGATAGGGATCTTGGCTCCTCAGAGGCTCCTGTGGGATCATAATAGGTTGCATTCTGGGAACACTCCAGAAGATCGACTGAGATAAGCAcctgcagccctcctgccttccctccaccagcccaggtgaAGATCCTGCAAGGGGCTGAGGCAGAAGagggtgctgggccaggggtgtgatcctgcagccccccggAAGGGCTGTGGGAAGAGCAGCGTCATGTGCACTGACAGGGTCAGAGCACCCCTGAAGGGCAAGGGGACAGGAACACGGTCACACTCCTGTGGGGACAACCACAAAGGTAGGAGAGGACCTGCACCCTGGCTGTCATCAGAGGTTGGGGGTCCTCCAGCTGCTGATGGATGACAACGTGAGCAGGAAACCGCTGGCATCGTTTtgtttcccctctcctcagaagcaggGAGATGCTGTCACACCAGATGCTGAGCTGGCAGCCCCAACGCTTGCTCTGAGCCCCAACGCTTGCTCTGAGCCCCAGAACAAGAG
Coding sequences within:
- the LRRC3C gene encoding leucine-rich repeat-containing protein 3C, encoding MPAAERVLLRSVTMWLLLQSLLLLLTSCLRSATAFPKGCYPSEEEGLKTFRCSNARLTEVPRDIPNDTNKLYLDSNQIPFLPRDAFQDLPLLLELDLSHNAIASVESGAFRGLAEHLHSLDLSSNRLVSVSKDAFSNLKAKVNLSNNPWLCDCQLQELIRTVDLAAGSSGGIVCDSSAQEEHIGKAFLQVIADTDFCNVYKKTTDIAMLVTMFGWFAMVISYLVYYVRQNQEDARRHLEYLKSLPSKQRRSEESSTISTVV